AATATACCCCGTTGGACATGGCCTGGCCCCTGTCGTTCTTGCCGTTCCAGGGAACCGAATAATAGCCGGCCGGCCTGGCCTCGTTGCTGACCAGGGTGTTGACCAACTGTCCGGTGATGTTATAGATCTTCAGGCTGACATTTGACGCAACCGGCAATTGGAATCTGATCTCGGCCTGGCCGGAGAACGGGTTGGGTATGGGAGCCCCCAGGGCAAATGATGCCGGTAATGCCGGCCCCAGGGTTTTGACCTCGATCGGCCCGTAAGCTGTCCGGTCCCCGCTCCTGGATACCTCCACCAGCTGATAATAGTAAACCTTCTGAGGAGCGACCGAAACATCAAAGTAGTCGTACTCGGTCGGCTGGTTGGTGGTTCCCTGAGCCTCCTTTTCGGCAATTTTGACATATGGTCCGGAGGCTGATGCGCTTCTCTCTATTTCCCAAAGCTCGGAATCCAGCTCGGACTGGGTGGCCCATTTGAGGGTTACACCCTGGGTGGAGACCAGATGGTTGAAGAAGGAGAGCGAGACCGCGCCCGGGGTGCTGATGCCGCTTAGAACGGTCAGGGAAGTGTTGGACAAGACCCCCCAGTTGAAGGCCGATTTGGCCGCCGAATTGTCCTGAGCCCTTAAATAGACGGTGTAGGTGCCTACCGGCCACCCTACAGTGGATATTCCGCCGTGAGCCTTCTCGTAAACGCTGCCCCAGGAGCCGTCGGTGGGAGAAAGGTTGCCTACATAGGAGATGGCGCCCACCCGGACCGAGCATCTGACTGCGCCAATCCCGGAAAGCCCGGTGCTGGAATCGGAGGCGTCGCAGGAAACAATGAAGCCGTTGCCGGCAGCATTGCCCACCGGGTTGCGGGCGAATTTTATGGTTCCGGGAACGATGAGCGGCCCGGTAAAGTCGTTGCCCACCCGGTTGATGGTAAAGTTGCCCACCGTGTCAAAGCCGCTCATGGCCGGATAAAGGCCCTTGTCCTGAACCCTGACCCTTACCTGATACTTGCTGCCGTTCTCCCGGGTGGTGATGTCCCAATCGTAGGGCGAAGCAACCAGAGAGGTGGTCTTAAGCAGGGTATTCCAGCTGGCGCCTTCGTTGTTGGAGTATTCCACCCAGGTGGT
This genomic interval from Candidatus Edwardsbacteria bacterium contains the following:
- a CDS encoding T9SS type A sorting domain-containing protein, which codes for AIRTDILNKMFIWLIGHDHPYDTIQTPVAGQVYTGDSVPIAWRAYAKGGTTIDTTWVEYSNNEGASWNTLLKTTSLVASPYDWDITTRENGSKYQVRVRVQDKGLYPAMSGFDTVGNFTINRVGNDFTGPLIVPGTIKFARNPVGNAAGNGFIVSCDASDSSTGLSGIGAVRCSVRVGAISYVGNLSPTDGSWGSVYEKAHGGISTVGWPVGTYTVYLRAQDNSAAKSAFNWGVLSNTSLTVLSGISTPGAVSLSFFNHLVSTQGVTLKWATQSELDSELWEIERSASASGPYVKIAEKEAQGTTNQPTEYDYFDVSVAPQKVYYYQLVEVSRSGDRTAYGPIEVKTLGPALPASFALGAPIPNPFSGQAEIRFQLPVASNVSLKIYNITGQLVNTLVSNEARPAGYYSVPWNGKNDRGQAMSNGVYFYSLEAGSFKATKKITLIK